In Endozoicomonas sp. GU-1, one DNA window encodes the following:
- the ureC gene encoding urease subunit alpha, whose product MTIKRTQMDRQTYVDMFGPTVGDKVRLGDTELFISPEKDYTVYGDEVKFGGGKVIRDGMGQSQRPGAEVVDTVITNALILDHWGIVKADIGIKQGRIETIGKAGNPDVQEGVDIIIGPGTEVIAGEGQIITAGGVDAHIHFICPQQIEEALTSGVTTMLGGGTGPATGTNATTCTPGTWHISTMLKAVDSLPMNIGFLGKGNGSLPEALEEQVLAGAMGMKLHEDWGTTPASIDCCLTVAEKYDIQVAIHTDTLNESGFVEDTLAAFKGRVIHTYHTEGAGGGHAPDIIKACGESYVLPSSTNPTRPYTVNTVDEHLDMLMVCHHLDPNIPEDVAFADSRIRRETIAAEDILHDLGAFSMIASDSQAMGRVGEVVSRTWQTAHKMKVQRGLLPEDSDAGMDNFRARRYIAKYTINPAITHGIAHEVGSIEPGKLADLVLWKPAFFGVKPSLVIKGGAIATAPMGDPNASIPTPQPVHYRPMFGSMGQAVADTSLSFVSQAALDAGIGEKLGLKKTLSAVKNTRTIRKADMVLNTWQPHMEVDPETYEVRANGELLVCEPADVVPLAQRYFLF is encoded by the coding sequence ATGACCATCAAACGTACGCAGATGGACCGGCAAACTTATGTGGATATGTTTGGCCCCACTGTAGGCGACAAAGTTCGTCTGGGGGATACCGAACTGTTTATCAGCCCTGAAAAGGATTACACAGTCTACGGGGATGAAGTGAAGTTTGGCGGTGGCAAGGTAATCCGGGACGGTATGGGTCAAAGCCAGCGGCCCGGCGCTGAAGTTGTGGATACCGTTATCACCAACGCCCTGATTCTCGACCACTGGGGTATCGTCAAGGCTGATATCGGTATCAAACAGGGTCGTATTGAAACAATTGGCAAGGCGGGTAACCCGGATGTTCAGGAAGGTGTGGACATTATTATCGGCCCGGGCACCGAGGTGATTGCCGGAGAAGGGCAGATCATCACCGCCGGCGGTGTCGATGCCCATATTCACTTTATCTGCCCCCAGCAGATTGAAGAAGCCCTGACCTCCGGTGTCACCACCATGCTCGGTGGCGGCACGGGGCCTGCCACCGGCACCAATGCCACCACGTGTACGCCCGGCACCTGGCATATCAGCACCATGCTCAAGGCCGTGGACAGCCTGCCCATGAACATTGGCTTTCTGGGCAAAGGCAATGGCAGTCTGCCGGAAGCCCTGGAAGAACAGGTGCTGGCCGGTGCCATGGGCATGAAACTCCATGAGGACTGGGGAACCACACCGGCTTCTATTGACTGCTGTCTGACGGTGGCGGAGAAATACGACATTCAGGTGGCAATCCATACCGACACCCTGAACGAATCCGGTTTTGTCGAAGACACACTGGCCGCCTTTAAAGGTCGGGTGATCCATACCTACCATACGGAAGGGGCCGGTGGTGGCCATGCACCGGATATTATTAAAGCCTGTGGCGAAAGCTATGTACTACCATCGTCGACTAATCCGACACGCCCCTACACCGTCAATACGGTAGATGAGCATTTGGACATGCTGATGGTCTGCCATCATCTGGACCCCAATATTCCTGAAGATGTGGCCTTTGCCGACTCCCGTATCCGCCGGGAAACCATTGCGGCGGAAGATATTCTCCATGACCTGGGCGCTTTCAGTATGATCGCCTCAGACTCTCAGGCCATGGGACGGGTCGGCGAAGTGGTCAGCAGAACCTGGCAGACCGCCCATAAAATGAAAGTACAACGGGGACTGTTGCCAGAAGATAGCGACGCCGGTATGGATAACTTCCGGGCTCGCCGCTATATCGCCAAATATACCATCAACCCCGCCATTACCCATGGCATTGCCCATGAGGTAGGCTCCATTGAGCCGGGTAAACTGGCTGACCTGGTACTGTGGAAACCGGCATTTTTCGGCGTTAAACCGTCACTGGTGATTAAGGGGGGTGCTATTGCAACAGCACCGATGGGTGACCCGAATGCCTCTATCCCGACACCGCAGCCGGTTCATTATCGCCCCATGTTTGGCTCTATGGGGCAGGCCGTTGCCGATACGTCATTGTCGTTTGTTTCCCAGGCGGCACTGGACGCTGGTATTGGTGAAAAACTGGGCCTAAAGAAAACCTTATCTGCCGTTAAAAATACCCGGACCATCCGCAAGGCGGATATGGTGCTTAATACCTGGCAGCCCCATATGGAGGTTGACCCGGAAACCTATGAAGTCAGAGCCAATGGCGAACTGCTGGTGTGTGAACCGGCAGACGTGGTGCCGCTGGCCCAGCGTTATTTCTTATTCTGA
- a CDS encoding urease subunit beta: MIPGEVIASADPIEINVGRETLTLSVANTGDRPIQVGSHYHFYETNPALAFDREQTLGFRLNIPAGTAVRFEPGQDRQVELVRYAGKQTIYGFRGEVMGTLPEPKQPGEAQ, from the coding sequence ATGATACCAGGTGAAGTGATTGCCTCTGCCGACCCCATTGAGATTAACGTCGGCAGGGAGACCCTGACCCTCTCGGTGGCCAATACCGGTGACCGTCCTATCCAGGTGGGTTCCCACTACCACTTTTATGAAACCAACCCCGCCCTTGCTTTTGACCGTGAGCAGACCCTCGGGTTTCGCCTGAATATCCCGGCAGGGACGGCTGTCCGTTTTGAACCCGGCCAGGACCGACAGGTCGAACTGGTTCGCTATGCTGGCAAACAGACCATTTACGGATTCCGTGGCGAAGTGATGGGCACACTGCCAGAACCAAAACAGCCGGGAGAAGCACAATGA
- a CDS encoding urease subunit gamma — MELTPREKDKLLLYTAALVAERRLGRGVKLNYPEAIALISMHIMEGARDGKTVAQLMNEGREVITREQVMDGIPEMIHEVQVEATFPDGTKLVTVHNPIA; from the coding sequence ATGGAACTTACCCCCCGGGAAAAAGACAAGCTGCTTCTCTATACCGCAGCACTGGTTGCCGAGCGTCGTTTAGGGCGCGGGGTCAAACTGAACTACCCGGAAGCCATTGCGCTGATCTCCATGCATATCATGGAGGGTGCCCGTGACGGTAAAACCGTGGCCCAGTTGATGAATGAAGGCCGTGAAGTGATCACCCGTGAGCAGGTGATGGACGGTATTCCGGAAATGATCCACGAGGTTCAGGTGGAAGCCACCTTCCCCGATGGTACCAAGCTGGTCACCGTCCATAACCCCATAGCCTGA
- a CDS encoding urease accessory protein UreD produces MQASSGETESNQSSRPDSAGASSSGWRAGLDVELKHLNGRTLMGRTRHYGPLRIQRPFWPEGKGLTHLYILHPPGGLVAGDELVQRFAIRKGAHGLVTTPAAGKVYFNGNGQLQKQTTHITVSDSASMEWLPQETILFNGAITELDTRIELNGDALFAGWDIICLGRTASGEQFTRGQLTQHLTLTRDSKPLYLDRLDFAAGSALPTSLLGLNNHTVLGTFLITLESPPDLSGLHSQLVDKGWHRVTAITWRAGVFIVRYLGDSSEQARTIFTWIWEAERERFNGRKGCRPRIWNT; encoded by the coding sequence ATGCAAGCATCATCGGGTGAGACAGAGAGCAACCAGAGCAGCAGGCCTGATAGCGCCGGGGCATCGTCGTCGGGTTGGCGTGCCGGGTTAGACGTAGAACTTAAACACCTGAATGGCCGTACCCTGATGGGGAGAACCCGCCATTATGGGCCGCTGCGCATTCAACGTCCTTTCTGGCCGGAAGGCAAAGGCCTGACCCATCTTTATATTCTGCATCCTCCCGGTGGTCTGGTGGCCGGAGATGAACTGGTACAGCGCTTTGCCATCAGAAAAGGTGCCCATGGGCTGGTCACAACCCCGGCTGCCGGTAAAGTCTATTTCAACGGCAATGGTCAACTACAAAAACAGACAACGCATATCACAGTCAGCGACTCAGCCTCCATGGAGTGGCTGCCTCAGGAAACCATCCTGTTTAATGGTGCCATTACCGAGCTTGATACCCGCATTGAACTGAACGGCGATGCGCTCTTTGCAGGCTGGGATATTATCTGTCTGGGTCGAACCGCCAGCGGTGAGCAGTTTACCCGTGGGCAACTCACCCAGCATCTCACCCTGACCAGGGACAGCAAACCGCTCTACCTTGACAGGCTCGATTTTGCTGCCGGGTCAGCACTGCCCACGTCCCTTCTGGGGCTCAATAATCACACGGTCTTGGGCACCTTCCTGATCACTCTGGAAAGCCCGCCAGACTTATCCGGCCTGCACAGCCAGCTGGTCGATAAAGGCTGGCACCGGGTAACCGCCATCACCTGGCGGGCCGGTGTGTTTATTGTGCGTTACCTGGGCGATTCATCAGAACAGGCCAGAACCATTTTCACCTGGATTTGGGAAGCTGAGAGAGAACGATTCAATGGCCGAAAAGGGTGTCGGCCACGCATCTGGAATACCTAA
- the urtA gene encoding urea ABC transporter substrate-binding protein, protein MAQAADTIKVGVLHSLSGTMAISETTLKDTVLMMVEEQNKNGGVLGKKLEAVVVDPASDWPLFAEKARELLVKEDVDVIFGGWTSVSRKSVLPVVEELNGLMFYPVQYEGEESSKNVFYTGAAPNQQAIPAVDYLMSEEGGAVTRFVLAGTDYVYPRTTNKILESYLKSKGIKDADIMINYTPFGHSDWQTIVSDIKKFGNTGKKTAVISTINGDANVPFYKELGNQGVSAEEIPVIAFSVGEEELSGIDTGPLVGHLAAWNYFMSAESDTNDEFIETWQSFIKDEERVANDPMEATYIGFNMWVEAVEKAGTTNVDSVRSAMYGITVPNLTGGTAVMNTNHHLTKPVLIGEIQDDGQFEIVWETKGGVIGDAWTDFLPESSKIVADWSAPVKCGNYNLETGVCSGQNY, encoded by the coding sequence ATGGCTCAGGCTGCAGACACCATTAAGGTTGGGGTGCTTCACTCCCTTTCCGGCACCATGGCCATCAGTGAAACCACGCTGAAAGATACCGTGTTGATGATGGTGGAAGAGCAGAATAAAAATGGTGGGGTGCTTGGCAAGAAGCTGGAGGCAGTGGTCGTTGACCCGGCCTCGGACTGGCCCCTGTTTGCCGAGAAAGCCAGGGAGCTGCTGGTTAAGGAAGACGTCGATGTTATTTTTGGCGGCTGGACTTCCGTGTCCCGCAAATCGGTACTGCCGGTGGTGGAAGAGCTGAATGGTCTGATGTTCTACCCGGTTCAGTATGAAGGGGAAGAGTCCTCGAAAAATGTGTTTTATACCGGCGCGGCACCCAACCAGCAGGCCATTCCGGCGGTGGATTACCTGATGAGCGAAGAGGGTGGCGCGGTCACCCGTTTTGTTCTGGCCGGTACCGACTATGTTTATCCAAGAACCACCAACAAAATTCTGGAATCCTACCTGAAAAGCAAAGGCATCAAAGATGCTGACATCATGATCAATTATACGCCGTTCGGTCACTCAGACTGGCAGACCATTGTTTCTGATATCAAGAAGTTTGGTAATACCGGTAAAAAGACCGCGGTGATTTCCACCATCAATGGCGATGCCAATGTCCCATTCTACAAGGAACTGGGAAACCAGGGGGTTTCGGCTGAAGAGATTCCGGTGATTGCCTTCTCGGTGGGTGAAGAAGAACTTTCTGGCATTGATACCGGGCCACTGGTAGGTCACCTGGCGGCGTGGAATTATTTCATGAGTGCTGAAAGTGACACCAACGACGAATTTATTGAAACATGGCAGTCTTTTATCAAGGATGAAGAGCGTGTTGCCAATGACCCGATGGAGGCCACTTACATCGGCTTCAATATGTGGGTTGAGGCGGTTGAGAAGGCCGGTACCACCAACGTTGATTCAGTGCGTTCAGCGATGTATGGCATTACCGTTCCTAACCTGACCGGTGGCACAGCGGTGATGAATACCAACCACCATCTGACCAAGCCGGTATTGATTGGTGAGATTCAGGATGATGGTCAGTTTGAGATTGTCTGGGAAACCAAAGGTGGCGTTATTGGCGATGCCTGGACTGACTTCCTGCCGGAAAGTTCCAAAATTGTTGCTGACTGGTCGGCACCGGTTAAGTGCGGCAACTATAACCTGGAAACCGGCGTCTGCTCCGGCCAGAACTACTGA
- the urtB gene encoding urea ABC transporter permease subunit UrtB — translation MNQNLRRVVHSLPARFLLFLLLILSRPVLAVSPEDLKPLLSKSSWGQLEAVITSLAEEGSKSSQQILEHWLNGKLFVEKQHKRLVFAEKTPDKQYRIFDPFPAQGELQGASSVLGTVKKRALKKVRINNQLRSIIKTALASWDLKARDPQTRINAIYASLKTLDSKTLGTLRTMRASEENQGVINALDMALALDRLQTGSISEQIAAVEVLTSSDHPFIRSALAEAVTATDHTALAQTITTALAEIDQRQQYYTVAENIFFGLSLGSVLLLSAIGLAITFGVMGVINMAHGEMMMLGAYTTFVIQSVFPELIDQSLFIAIPLAFLVAGAAGVLIERLVIRHLYGRPLETLLATFGISLILQQAVRTIFSPLNQEVATPAWMSGSWVINEALSLTWNRLYIVGFSLLVFMVLLLVMRYTRFGLNIRAVTQNRAMASSMGIPTGRVDALTFGLGSGIAGVAGVALSQLTNVGPNLGQNYIIDSFMVVVFGGVGNLWGTLVAAMGLGVVNKFLEPWAGAVVAKILVLVFIILFIQKRPRGLFALKGRAVEG, via the coding sequence ATGAATCAGAACCTCCGGCGGGTGGTTCACAGTCTGCCAGCCCGCTTTCTCCTGTTCCTGCTGCTGATTTTATCGCGGCCGGTGTTGGCGGTGTCGCCCGAAGACCTTAAACCATTATTAAGCAAAAGTTCCTGGGGACAGCTGGAAGCTGTGATTACGTCTCTGGCGGAAGAAGGCAGCAAGTCCAGCCAACAGATTCTGGAACATTGGCTCAATGGCAAACTGTTTGTTGAGAAGCAGCATAAACGACTGGTGTTCGCCGAAAAGACGCCGGATAAACAGTATCGGATTTTTGACCCTTTCCCTGCCCAGGGGGAGTTGCAAGGTGCGTCTTCAGTCCTTGGCACAGTAAAGAAAAGAGCGCTGAAAAAAGTAAGAATTAATAATCAACTGCGCTCAATCATTAAAACAGCACTGGCATCCTGGGACTTGAAAGCCCGTGACCCACAAACTCGCATAAATGCCATATACGCCTCTCTGAAAACGCTGGATAGCAAAACGCTGGGTACACTCAGAACTATGAGGGCCAGCGAAGAGAACCAGGGAGTTATCAATGCCCTGGATATGGCCCTGGCCCTGGATCGCTTGCAGACGGGTTCGATCAGTGAACAAATAGCAGCGGTTGAGGTACTCACCAGTTCTGATCACCCCTTTATTCGTTCCGCGCTGGCGGAGGCAGTAACTGCTACGGACCATACCGCGCTGGCACAAACCATCACAACGGCACTGGCCGAAATTGACCAGCGACAGCAGTACTATACCGTGGCTGAAAATATCTTCTTTGGCTTGAGTCTTGGCTCTGTGCTGTTGCTGTCGGCTATCGGGCTGGCGATTACTTTCGGGGTGATGGGCGTGATTAATATGGCCCACGGAGAGATGATGATGCTCGGTGCCTATACGACGTTCGTCATTCAGTCTGTATTCCCGGAGCTGATTGATCAGTCCCTGTTTATTGCCATACCCCTGGCCTTTCTGGTTGCCGGTGCTGCCGGGGTGCTGATTGAGCGGCTGGTTATCCGCCATCTCTATGGCCGTCCCCTGGAAACCCTGCTGGCGACCTTTGGTATCAGCCTGATTCTTCAGCAGGCAGTAAGAACGATCTTTTCACCACTGAATCAGGAAGTGGCAACCCCCGCCTGGATGAGTGGCTCGTGGGTCATTAATGAGGCGCTGTCGCTTACCTGGAACCGTTTATACATTGTTGGCTTCAGTCTGCTGGTGTTTATGGTGCTGCTGCTGGTGATGCGTTACACCCGCTTTGGGCTGAATATTCGCGCAGTGACCCAGAACCGTGCCATGGCCAGTTCCATGGGTATTCCTACCGGCCGGGTGGATGCCCTGACCTTTGGCCTGGGCTCCGGTATTGCCGGTGTGGCGGGCGTCGCCCTGTCGCAGTTGACCAATGTTGGGCCAAACCTGGGCCAGAATTACATTATTGACTCCTTTATGGTGGTGGTGTTCGGCGGCGTAGGAAACCTGTGGGGCACATTGGTCGCTGCCATGGGGCTGGGTGTGGTGAATAAGTTTCTGGAGCCCTGGGCTGGTGCCGTGGTCGCCAAGATTCTGGTATTGGTATTCATCATTCTGTTTATCCAGAAGCGACCCCGGGGGCTGTTTGCGCTCAAGGGGCGGGCAGTTGAGGGCTGA
- the urtC gene encoding urea ABC transporter permease subunit UrtC gives MTNGFQQGFLSRLLLEDRAGKLLLSSVMAITVVVILLNTLMPEGSPLHVSNYTVTLLGKYLCYGLLALALDLVWGYCGILSLGHGAFFALGGYAMGMYLMRQIGDRGVYGNPELPDFMVFLNWQELPWYWYGFDSFAVALVMVALVPGLLAFLFGWLAFRSRVTGVYLSIITQALTYALMLLFFQNDFGFGGNNGLTDFKDLLGFSLQSDRTRVVLLMASALALVLGYLVCRWLVSSRYGRVLVAVRDAESRVRFMGYRVEHYKLVAFTLSAVLAGIAGALYVPQVGIINPGEFSPINSIELVVWVAVGGRGTLYGAVIGAVVVNYAKTWFTGVMPDAWLFALGALFVITTLWLPKGLVGLYQQIAGFINERRDPQGNRVERKELVDG, from the coding sequence ATGACGAATGGATTCCAACAGGGGTTTTTATCCCGACTGTTGCTTGAAGATCGTGCCGGTAAACTTCTTCTGTCGTCAGTAATGGCAATCACGGTTGTGGTGATACTGCTCAACACATTGATGCCGGAAGGTTCTCCCCTGCACGTCAGCAACTATACCGTGACTCTGCTGGGGAAGTATCTCTGCTATGGATTGCTGGCTCTGGCATTGGATCTGGTCTGGGGATACTGCGGGATTCTCAGCCTGGGTCATGGGGCATTTTTTGCCCTGGGCGGTTATGCCATGGGCATGTACCTGATGCGCCAGATTGGAGACCGTGGTGTTTATGGCAACCCGGAGCTGCCGGACTTTATGGTGTTTCTGAACTGGCAGGAGCTGCCCTGGTACTGGTATGGGTTTGACTCTTTCGCTGTTGCCCTGGTAATGGTCGCCCTGGTGCCCGGTCTGCTGGCGTTCCTTTTTGGCTGGCTGGCCTTCCGTTCCCGGGTGACCGGTGTTTATCTCTCCATCATTACTCAGGCACTGACGTATGCCCTGATGCTATTGTTCTTCCAGAATGACTTTGGCTTTGGTGGTAATAATGGCCTGACTGACTTTAAGGATCTGCTGGGTTTCAGCCTGCAAAGTGACCGTACCCGTGTGGTACTGCTTATGGCGTCTGCACTGGCACTGGTGCTGGGTTACCTGGTGTGTCGCTGGCTGGTGAGCAGCCGTTATGGCCGGGTGCTGGTGGCAGTGCGTGATGCCGAGAGCCGGGTACGCTTTATGGGCTACCGGGTTGAACACTACAAGCTGGTGGCGTTTACCCTGTCGGCGGTGCTTGCCGGTATTGCCGGTGCCCTCTATGTTCCCCAGGTTGGCATTATTAATCCGGGTGAGTTTTCTCCCATCAACTCTATTGAGCTGGTGGTCTGGGTAGCCGTCGGTGGTCGTGGAACACTCTATGGTGCGGTGATTGGTGCCGTCGTTGTTAACTATGCAAAAACCTGGTTTACCGGCGTTATGCCCGATGCCTGGCTGTTTGCCCTGGGGGCGCTGTTTGTTATTACTACGCTTTGGCTGCCTAAAGGTTTGGTCGGGCTTTATCAACAGATAGCGGGCTTTATCAATGAGCGCCGGGATCCGCAGGGCAACAGAGTTGAGAGAAAGGAGTTAGTGGATGGATAA
- the urtD gene encoding urea ABC transporter ATP-binding protein UrtD: MDKHIPNDTLLYLNNVTVSFDGFRALNELSFMVGEKELSAIIGPNGAGKSTMMDVVTGKTRPDSGEVFFRGNVDLTRYDETDVANMGIGRKFQKPSVIESLTVWENLELALTGRRTPFAAMFGVLSTKGARRIDEVMALIRLSDRKGWLGAALSHGQKQWLEIGMLLLQEPELLLVDEPAAGMTDEETFRTADLLKDLARERSVVVVEHDMAFIRALECPVMVLHEGSVLASGSLDHVQQNQKVIDVYLGR, encoded by the coding sequence ATGGATAAGCATATACCCAACGACACTTTGCTCTATCTCAACAATGTCACGGTCAGTTTCGATGGCTTCCGGGCATTGAATGAACTCTCCTTTATGGTGGGGGAAAAAGAGCTGAGTGCGATTATCGGCCCCAATGGCGCGGGTAAGAGCACCATGATGGATGTGGTGACCGGTAAAACCCGACCTGACTCCGGTGAAGTGTTTTTCCGTGGCAACGTGGATTTGACCCGCTATGACGAAACCGACGTCGCCAATATGGGGATTGGCCGGAAGTTTCAGAAGCCCTCTGTGATTGAAAGCCTGACGGTCTGGGAAAACCTGGAGCTGGCCCTGACTGGACGACGAACGCCTTTTGCGGCCATGTTTGGTGTGCTCAGCACAAAAGGTGCCAGAAGAATCGATGAAGTGATGGCACTGATCCGATTGTCAGACCGAAAAGGGTGGTTAGGGGCCGCATTATCCCACGGACAGAAACAGTGGCTGGAGATTGGCATGCTGCTGTTACAGGAACCGGAGCTATTGCTGGTGGATGAACCGGCGGCGGGTATGACCGACGAAGAGACCTTCAGAACGGCGGATCTGTTAAAAGATCTGGCCAGAGAGCGCAGTGTGGTAGTGGTTGAACATGATATGGCGTTTATCCGGGCGCTGGAGTGCCCGGTGATGGTGCTGCATGAAGGCAGTGTGCTGGCGTCCGGCTCATTGGACCATGTTCAGCAGAATCAAAAAGTCATCGACGTTTACCTGGGCAGATAG
- the urtE gene encoding urea ABC transporter ATP-binding subunit UrtE — translation MLEVQGIDVFYGASQALKSVTIAAHKGQVTSVMGRNGVGKTTLMNAVAGRVTPASGKILWQGRDIASSPAHSRARNGIAYVPQGRQIFPLLTVQENLETGFACLPRAKRRIDPEIFDLFPVLQQMRHRRGGDLSGGQQQQLAIARALVTRPELLILDEPTEGIQPSIIKDIQSVIALLRDRGEMAILLVEQFFEFARDLADTFVVLDRGEVALAGTGDAMDEVAVRRLMTV, via the coding sequence ATGCTGGAAGTACAGGGCATTGATGTGTTTTACGGTGCCAGCCAGGCCCTGAAGTCGGTAACCATTGCCGCGCATAAGGGACAGGTGACCAGCGTTATGGGGCGCAATGGTGTTGGCAAAACCACCCTGATGAACGCTGTTGCTGGGCGGGTAACACCCGCCTCTGGCAAGATCCTGTGGCAGGGCAGGGATATTGCCAGCAGCCCCGCTCACTCAAGGGCACGGAACGGTATCGCCTATGTTCCCCAGGGGCGGCAGATTTTTCCTTTACTGACGGTGCAGGAAAACCTGGAAACCGGTTTTGCCTGTCTGCCCCGGGCAAAGCGGCGGATTGATCCGGAAATCTTTGATCTCTTTCCCGTGTTGCAACAGATGCGCCATCGTCGGGGTGGCGATTTGTCCGGTGGTCAGCAACAACAGCTGGCCATTGCCCGGGCACTGGTAACCCGACCAGAGCTGTTGATTCTGGATGAGCCAACGGAGGGCATTCAACCGTCCATTATCAAGGATATTCAGTCGGTTATTGCTCTGCTCCGGGACCGGGGTGAGATGGCCATTCTGCTGGTTGAGCAGTTCTTTGAGTTTGCCCGTGACCTGGCGGATACCTTTGTGGTGCTGGATCGAGGCGAGGTTGCTCTGGCAGGTACCGGCGACGCCATGGATGAAGTTGCCGTTCGTCGTTTAATGACTGTTTGA
- a CDS encoding phage integrase N-terminal SAM-like domain-containing protein: protein MRLQERFQIAIRSAGYSLSTERSYWDWIKRFIKFHKMRHPDLLTGDDVRDFLTYLVMKKHVAVSTQQQALSALVFLYKQVLRRDSFTINDWLKAKRPKKLPVVFSVTEANSVLSYLKGTPLLVAH from the coding sequence ATGAGATTACAAGAACGCTTTCAAATTGCCATTCGCTCTGCCGGTTACTCTCTGTCTACCGAGCGCAGCTACTGGGACTGGATTAAACGCTTTATAAAATTTCATAAAATGCGCCATCCCGATCTACTGACTGGCGATGATGTCCGTGATTTTCTCACTTATCTGGTGATGAAAAAACACGTTGCTGTCAGTACTCAGCAGCAAGCATTGAGTGCCCTGGTCTTTTTATACAAACAAGTGCTGAGGCGTGACAGCTTTACGATCAATGACTGGCTAAAAGCAAAACGGCCAAAAAAACTTCCTGTTGTGTTTTCGGTGACTGAAGCCAACTCTGTTTTGTCCTATCTCAAAGGCACACCATTATTAGTCGCCCATTAA